In the genome of Halapricum salinum, one region contains:
- a CDS encoding cupin domain-containing protein, giving the protein MQTAAPADGETVEVVDGVHLTQLGAGEQMSVQHFHIEPGATVPEHSHEHEQAGYVTRGTFTFVIDDEEFVISPGESYVIPGGVPHEAENRSDVPVDGIDVFSPPRTDPDWMD; this is encoded by the coding sequence ATGCAGACAGCCGCACCAGCCGACGGCGAGACGGTCGAGGTCGTCGACGGCGTCCACCTCACACAGCTCGGCGCGGGCGAGCAGATGAGCGTCCAGCACTTCCACATCGAACCCGGCGCGACAGTTCCCGAACACAGCCACGAGCACGAACAGGCCGGCTACGTCACGCGCGGAACGTTTACGTTCGTCATCGACGACGAGGAGTTCGTCATCAGCCCAGGCGAATCCTACGTCATCCCCGGTGGCGTCCCCCACGAGGCCGAAAACAGGAGCGACGTCCCGGTCGACGGAATCGACGTCTTCAGTCCGCCCCGAACCGACCCCGACTGGATGGACTAG
- a CDS encoding GNAT family N-acetyltransferase, translated as MQREIRVGRSESIYEDALTVRKTVFVEEQGVDPEIEVDEHDETAIHLAAYDDGEPVGAGRFRTLDDRTGKVERIAVLADYRDGGLGRAIMGRIEEIAREEGVDRLVLHSQTRAAPFYARVGYEQVGEEFEEAGIPHVEMRTEL; from the coding sequence ATGCAGCGGGAGATCCGCGTCGGCCGCTCGGAGTCGATCTACGAGGACGCCCTCACCGTTCGGAAGACGGTCTTCGTCGAGGAGCAAGGCGTCGACCCCGAGATCGAGGTCGACGAACACGACGAGACGGCGATCCACCTCGCGGCCTACGACGACGGCGAGCCGGTCGGTGCAGGTCGATTCCGCACACTCGACGACCGGACGGGTAAAGTCGAGCGAATCGCGGTGCTGGCCGACTACCGCGACGGGGGACTTGGCCGTGCGATCATGGGTCGCATCGAGGAGATCGCTCGCGAGGAAGGCGTCGACCGGCTCGTCCTTCATTCCCAGACGCGGGCCGCGCCGTTCTACGCGCGGGTCGGGTACGAGCAGGTCGGCGAGGAGTTCGAAGAAGCAGGGATCCCGCACGTCGAGATGCGCACGGAACTGTGA
- a CDS encoding aminopeptidase yields MDPRIREHAEIIVNHSIDCEDGDHVVIDAHPVAEDLTTALVEAVADVGGHPLVIQERLGQRFRRAYLNNYDGEFETPEHTGALYEAMDAYIAIKGSDNETQLSDVDTETKADYERAYEPVRETRLNKPWNLTLYPAPANAQVAEMATEEYENFVWDAILKDWDAVREHQQEMADRLTEAEDVRIVSGDTLDVTMSVEGNKTLNDYGEANLPGGEVFTAPKKYSVEGEAYFDIPIYHEGHEIAGAHLVFEDGKVVEHSAEKNEDYLTDILDTDEGARYLGELGIGMNRDIDRFTRNILFDEKMGDTVHMAVGRAYPETVGEDNEQNSSAVHVDMIADMSENSYIELDGEVVQRDGAFWFEDDF; encoded by the coding sequence ATGGACCCACGAATCCGTGAACACGCCGAGATCATCGTCAACCACTCCATCGACTGCGAAGACGGCGATCACGTCGTTATCGACGCCCACCCCGTCGCAGAGGACCTCACGACCGCCCTCGTCGAGGCCGTCGCCGACGTCGGCGGGCACCCGCTCGTGATTCAGGAACGGCTCGGCCAGCGCTTCCGCCGGGCGTATCTCAACAACTACGACGGTGAGTTCGAGACGCCCGAACACACCGGCGCCCTCTACGAGGCGATGGACGCCTACATCGCGATCAAGGGCAGCGACAACGAGACACAACTGAGCGACGTCGACACTGAAACCAAGGCCGACTACGAGCGTGCCTACGAACCGGTGAGAGAGACGCGCCTGAACAAACCCTGGAACCTCACGCTCTACCCCGCGCCCGCCAACGCCCAGGTGGCCGAGATGGCCACCGAGGAGTACGAGAACTTCGTCTGGGACGCCATCCTCAAAGACTGGGACGCCGTGCGCGAACACCAGCAGGAGATGGCCGACCGACTCACCGAGGCCGAAGACGTCCGCATCGTCTCGGGCGACACCCTGGACGTGACGATGTCCGTCGAAGGCAACAAAACCCTCAACGACTACGGCGAGGCCAACCTCCCCGGCGGCGAGGTCTTCACCGCGCCCAAAAAGTACAGCGTCGAGGGCGAGGCGTACTTCGACATCCCGATCTACCACGAGGGTCACGAGATCGCCGGCGCACACCTGGTTTTCGAGGACGGGAAAGTCGTCGAGCACAGCGCCGAGAAGAACGAGGACTATCTGACGGACATCCTCGACACGGACGAGGGCGCTCGGTACCTGGGCGAGCTCGGCATCGGGATGAACCGCGACATCGACCGCTTCACGCGGAACATCCTGTTCGACGAGAAGATGGGCGACACCGTCCACATGGCCGTCGGCCGGGCCTACCCCGAGACGGTGGGTGAGGACAACGAGCAGAATTCCTCGGCCGTGCACGTCGACATGATCGCGGACATGAGCGAGAATTCCTACATCGAACTCGACGGCGAGGTCGTGCAGCGCGACGGTGCGTTCTGGTTCGAAGACGACTTCTGA